Proteins from one Flavobacterium sp. N2038 genomic window:
- a CDS encoding TolC family protein, giving the protein MNYFLAKKKQFRCIILSLVIFGPAIGFAQLENVKETRDITLEEAILLGIQNNRRLKMANVDVAIANENVDQAKIAKVPRIGLNAGYNYIGNPVLYDGFYENRVEVDYYNHQGFANIVSSVPIYAGGAINDKIEQQKLISQMQETVVKMTEAEVKNAIAEYYFTLEKLYRQIEVTKQNIINTDLRISQLKSRVANGQNLKSDLLRTELQQSNFKVSVFRSTNNVELFSNYLDILIGLPTNTILKPEVNESMIPTADVDLQKSLSEAFQNRMEIKRAELNVKLSESSLSLTKSGFKPNINASLILNSEYPAQWPSYLNIVNFWAAGLSLNWDVSSFYNIKHRIKADKFQIDKNSIALEATKDQIDREVKTAFIRFAESKKNITTYQKDVELSLSNYKIVKSRYDNDFALISDMVDAELQLNNSKISLVNANLDLIIQYYSLQYAMGKL; this is encoded by the coding sequence ATGAATTATTTTTTAGCGAAGAAAAAGCAATTTAGATGTATCATTTTGAGTTTGGTCATTTTTGGACCTGCGATTGGTTTTGCACAGCTGGAAAATGTAAAAGAAACAAGAGACATTACGCTTGAAGAAGCTATTTTATTAGGAATCCAGAATAACAGAAGATTAAAAATGGCAAACGTGGATGTTGCCATTGCCAATGAAAATGTTGATCAGGCCAAAATTGCAAAAGTTCCAAGAATAGGCTTAAACGCCGGATATAACTATATAGGAAATCCTGTCTTGTACGACGGATTTTATGAAAACAGGGTTGAGGTCGATTATTACAACCATCAGGGATTTGCAAATATTGTTTCATCAGTACCTATTTATGCCGGCGGAGCAATAAATGACAAAATTGAACAACAAAAACTGATTTCTCAAATGCAGGAAACAGTCGTTAAAATGACCGAGGCTGAGGTTAAAAATGCGATAGCAGAGTATTATTTTACACTCGAAAAATTATATCGACAGATTGAGGTTACAAAGCAAAATATTATTAATACAGATCTTCGTATAAGTCAGTTAAAGTCCAGAGTCGCAAACGGACAAAATCTTAAAAGTGATTTGTTGAGAACAGAATTGCAACAATCTAATTTTAAAGTTTCGGTTTTTAGAAGTACTAATAATGTTGAGCTTTTTAGTAATTATCTGGATATTTTAATTGGACTTCCAACGAATACAATTTTGAAACCTGAGGTCAACGAAAGCATGATTCCGACTGCAGATGTTGATTTGCAGAAAAGTCTTTCGGAAGCTTTTCAAAACCGAATGGAAATAAAAAGAGCGGAATTAAACGTCAAATTATCAGAATCATCCTTAAGCCTTACCAAAAGTGGTTTTAAGCCCAATATCAATGCCAGTCTTATTTTAAATTCTGAATACCCGGCACAATGGCCCAGTTATCTCAATATTGTTAATTTCTGGGCAGCAGGACTTTCTTTAAATTGGGATGTGTCCAGTTTTTATAATATAAAACATCGCATTAAAGCAGATAAGTTTCAAATCGATAAAAACAGTATCGCTTTAGAGGCGACAAAAGATCAGATTGACCGCGAAGTAAAAACCGCTTTTATACGATTTGCAGAAAGTAAAAAAAACATTACAACGTATCAAAAAGATGTTGAGTTGTCGCTAAGTAATTACAAGATTGTCAAAAGTCGTTACGATAATGATTTTGCTTTAATCAGTGATATGGTAGATGCTGAACTTCAATTAAATAATTCAAAAATATCATTGGTCAATGCCAATTTAGATTTAATAATTCAATATTATTCTTTGCAGTATGCAATGGGCAAACTCTAA
- a CDS encoding L,D-transpeptidase family protein codes for MKNFTRAAILLLSLFFVTSFAYSNNDLKKAISYLDTKIPLNYGGPAIDNAALVAFFKKYSDLKPYQNDVTVLYKDKGYKSIWYDGDDITEFAYLLYNKLNASYQDGVEIKIPYKKKYDIIFNDEGTEKLSQSDTEFLLSSMYILYAKNVFEGMSAEGQKKIEWYLPKKKISYDTLLDSIFNNPELLDKNKNALFSQYYKLQDALKKYLAIQKTNGWKKITMDIPFKDLRPDDTSATIAQVRERLALIGDLAKDSKSNFYDQELMDGVMKYKLRHALTPNYIIAKEHIDQMNEPISDRIKTLMLNMERCRWIPPQLEKQNEYVMVNIPSFMLYFVRNGNFDIVSKVFIGTPLTKTTIFSGQIDRIVFSPYWTVPQSIVDNELKLKMAEDKNYLADHNMEMSKGRVRQKPGPDNALGLVKFMFPNPNDIYMHDSPSKTLFGFEKRIFSHGCINVEKAKDLAISMLKDYPEWTLDKINAAMSGEKELPFMLPKKVPIYIGYFTAWVTRDGEINFYADVYNRDTRLNGILFPQDTSYKSDQE; via the coding sequence ATGAAAAACTTTACTCGTGCAGCAATTCTTTTGCTGAGCCTTTTTTTTGTTACCTCTTTTGCCTATTCCAACAATGATCTAAAAAAAGCCATTAGCTATTTAGACACAAAAATTCCTTTAAATTATGGCGGACCTGCAATCGACAATGCAGCTCTTGTAGCCTTTTTTAAAAAATATTCTGATTTAAAACCTTATCAAAATGATGTTACTGTCCTTTATAAAGACAAAGGATACAAATCTATTTGGTACGATGGAGACGATATAACGGAGTTCGCCTATCTCTTGTACAATAAACTCAATGCGAGTTATCAGGATGGTGTTGAGATTAAAATCCCTTACAAGAAAAAATATGACATTATTTTTAATGATGAGGGGACAGAAAAACTTTCGCAATCTGACACTGAATTTTTATTGAGTTCGATGTATATTCTGTATGCAAAAAACGTATTTGAAGGTATGAGTGCCGAGGGGCAGAAAAAAATAGAATGGTATTTGCCAAAGAAAAAAATATCTTACGACACTTTACTGGACTCTATTTTTAATAACCCCGAATTACTGGACAAAAATAAAAATGCACTATTTAGCCAATACTACAAGCTTCAGGATGCTTTAAAAAAATACCTTGCCATTCAGAAAACTAATGGATGGAAGAAAATCACCATGGATATTCCGTTTAAAGATTTAAGACCAGACGATACTTCTGCTACCATAGCACAGGTTAGAGAGCGTCTTGCGCTGATTGGCGATCTGGCTAAAGATTCAAAAAGCAATTTTTACGATCAGGAATTAATGGATGGTGTCATGAAATATAAATTACGTCATGCACTGACACCAAATTATATTATTGCAAAAGAGCATATCGATCAAATGAATGAACCCATTTCTGATCGTATTAAAACATTGATGCTTAATATGGAGCGTTGCCGATGGATTCCTCCGCAATTAGAAAAACAGAACGAATACGTTATGGTAAACATTCCGTCTTTTATGCTCTATTTTGTTAGAAACGGAAATTTCGATATTGTATCAAAAGTTTTTATAGGCACGCCATTAACCAAAACAACTATTTTTAGCGGGCAAATAGACCGCATTGTTTTTAGTCCGTACTGGACAGTTCCGCAAAGTATTGTTGACAATGAGTTAAAACTTAAAATGGCCGAAGACAAAAACTACTTAGCCGACCATAATATGGAAATGAGCAAAGGAAGGGTGAGACAAAAACCAGGTCCTGACAATGCTCTAGGATTGGTAAAATTTATGTTTCCTAATCCAAACGACATTTACATGCATGACTCGCCTTCTAAAACTTTGTTTGGGTTTGAGAAACGTATTTTTAGCCATGGCTGCATAAATGTTGAAAAAGCAAAAGATCTTGCAATTTCAATGCTAAAAGATTATCCGGAATGGACGCTTGATAAAATTAATGCTGCCATGAGCGGGGAGAAAGAATTACCTTTTATGCTGCCTAAAAAAGTACCCATCTACATTGGTTATTTTACTGCCTGGGTAACCCGTGACGGAGAAATTAATTTCTATGCTGATGTTTATAACAGAGACACGAGATTAAATGGTATTTTATTTCCTCAGGATACCTCTTATAAATCTGATCAGGAATAA
- a CDS encoding type I restriction endonuclease yields the protein MEINIQLKSLADKINQLKSKIETEESTKHAFVLPFINILGYDAFNPLEVVPEFTADLGLKKGEKVDYAIFQDGEPIMIVECKSWKEKLTVHNSQLFRYFHVTKTRFALLTNGINYQFFTDLDDQNKMDEKPFLEFDICNLKENTINEIAKFHKANFDVNNIVSNASSLKYIKEIKKLINAELENPSNDFTKLFANKIYAGRLTEKVVDEFKDLVQKSVSQFINDKINDRLNAALTKETIKQQDEEITTVEDDNKINTTEEELEAYRIVVAILRRKLPTSRIVHRDTQSYFGILLDDNNRKPLSRLHLNGSKKHISLFNDNKNEVKIAISSIDDIYQYEKELLETVALYETE from the coding sequence ATGGAAATCAATATTCAACTAAAATCATTAGCAGACAAAATCAATCAGCTAAAAAGTAAAATTGAAACTGAGGAATCTACAAAACATGCCTTTGTTTTGCCCTTTATAAACATTTTGGGATATGACGCTTTTAATCCTCTTGAAGTAGTTCCTGAATTTACAGCAGATCTGGGTTTAAAAAAAGGAGAAAAAGTCGATTATGCGATCTTTCAGGATGGTGAGCCCATAATGATTGTGGAATGTAAAAGCTGGAAAGAAAAATTAACGGTTCATAACTCGCAGCTATTCCGTTATTTCCATGTTACAAAAACAAGGTTTGCACTTTTAACGAATGGAATTAATTATCAGTTTTTCACTGATTTAGATGATCAGAATAAAATGGATGAAAAACCATTTTTAGAATTTGACATCTGTAATCTAAAAGAAAATACGATAAACGAAATCGCAAAATTTCATAAAGCCAATTTTGATGTAAATAATATTGTAAGTAACGCAAGTTCATTAAAATACATTAAAGAAATTAAAAAGCTTATAAATGCCGAATTAGAAAATCCTTCTAACGATTTTACAAAACTATTTGCAAACAAAATATATGCAGGAAGATTAACTGAAAAAGTCGTAGATGAATTTAAAGATTTAGTTCAAAAATCAGTCAGCCAGTTTATCAATGATAAAATTAACGACCGATTAAATGCTGCTTTAACCAAAGAAACAATTAAACAACAGGACGAAGAAATTACAACGGTTGAAGATGATAATAAAATTAATACAACCGAAGAAGAACTTGAGGCTTATCGTATAGTGGTTGCCATCTTACGCCGAAAATTGCCAACAAGCAGAATTGTTCATCGTGATACACAATCTTACTTCGGGATTTTACTAGATGACAACAATAGAAAACCGCTGTCACGACTTCATTTAAATGGCAGTAAAAAACACATTAGCCTATTTAATGACAACAAAAATGAAGTTAAAATCGCAATTTCATCAATTGATGATATCTATCAATATGAGAAAGAATTGCTGGAAACGGTTGCTCTTTACGAAACGGAATAA
- a CDS encoding response regulator — MFKKVLIAEDLDAINLGIQQVLKDLDIADFQHSKYCDEAFLKIRAAINQKEPYDLLISDLSFKADHREIKIASGDELVQKVREIQPDIKILAYSVEDKSYRIKSLFENADIDAFVIKGLNSIEELKKAIHLISTSNEKFISTEVASALKEKNNYEIDDVDIKILKFLSDGTSQDEIIDIFKSTDTKPNSKSAIEKRLSKLKDFFKANNTVHLVAIAKDMGIV; from the coding sequence ATGTTTAAAAAAGTACTAATTGCAGAAGATCTTGATGCGATCAATTTAGGAATTCAACAAGTTCTTAAAGATTTGGATATTGCAGATTTCCAACATTCAAAATATTGTGATGAAGCATTTTTAAAAATACGGGCAGCTATTAATCAAAAGGAACCGTATGATTTATTAATCAGTGACCTTTCGTTTAAAGCTGATCATCGCGAAATAAAAATTGCCAGTGGTGATGAACTAGTTCAGAAAGTGCGCGAAATTCAACCTGATATTAAAATTCTGGCTTATTCTGTTGAGGATAAAAGTTATCGTATTAAATCACTTTTTGAGAATGCTGATATTGATGCCTTTGTAATAAAAGGTTTAAATAGTATCGAAGAACTAAAAAAAGCAATTCATTTAATATCAACTTCGAATGAAAAATTTATTTCAACGGAAGTAGCATCGGCCTTAAAGGAAAAAAACAACTACGAAATTGATGATGTTGATATCAAAATTCTAAAGTTCTTATCTGACGGAACTTCACAGGATGAAATTATAGATATTTTTAAAAGTACTGACACAAAACCCAACAGCAAAAGTGCCATAGAAAAAAGATTATCTAAACTAAAAGACTTTTTTAAAGCTAACAATACTGTTCATTTGGTAGCCATTGCCAAAGATATGGGTATCGTTTAG
- a CDS encoding ATP-binding protein gives MIRSPFFYILIVLFFFSCKDETIVSPKIDLNRDKAYKIRDQGISDLQNKNYNSAFYNFNKSKIDFEISKDSANIVYNLIQMASIQQINGDYYGSKETLTEALPYVKKKDIYTVSINNFFGIADKELSFYNDAIFYYNEAIKDAKNNASKFSPLNNIAVVYIEQKKYKNAIQLLESILDEKQISKSSEARVLDNLGFAYFKIGYPDKGLTLMNEGLKIRNQSQDLYACIGSNLHLAEFFSKTNIQKSNEYATEAYEIATKLHSIDERLKALSFLISNDSENQNTYVKKFVFLNDSIIKIRNNYKNKFAKIKYDSKKEKDENQKLRLENAENEVALQKAGIQKILFLSGFIILCIVLFFVKKNHQNKTRVIKLKTAYDTETRIAKDIHDELANDVFNTITFTQTQPLEIENTKETLIQKLDHIYARVRGISRENNTIDTKANFASNLKEMLSTYNSDHTNVIINNIEKVNWDLVDEFKKVTIHRVLQELMVNMKKHSQASIVVVKFESNGKTVFIDYTDNGKGTEKNKIVKNGLQNMENRILAIKGTITFDTEPDKGFKVKISMPK, from the coding sequence ATGATACGATCCCCGTTTTTTTATATATTAATTGTTCTCTTCTTCTTTTCTTGTAAAGATGAAACAATTGTTTCTCCTAAAATTGATCTTAACCGAGATAAAGCATACAAGATAAGAGATCAGGGTATTTCAGACCTTCAAAATAAAAATTACAATAGTGCTTTTTACAATTTTAATAAATCAAAAATAGATTTTGAAATTTCAAAAGACAGTGCCAATATTGTTTACAACTTAATTCAAATGGCCTCTATTCAACAGATAAATGGTGATTATTATGGTAGCAAAGAAACCTTAACCGAAGCACTACCCTACGTTAAAAAAAAAGATATTTATACCGTTTCTATTAATAACTTTTTTGGAATTGCAGATAAAGAACTTTCCTTTTATAATGATGCAATTTTTTATTATAATGAAGCGATTAAGGATGCTAAAAATAATGCATCAAAATTCTCTCCTTTAAACAATATCGCAGTTGTATATATCGAGCAGAAAAAGTATAAAAATGCAATCCAGCTTTTAGAATCTATTTTAGATGAAAAACAAATTTCAAAATCCAGTGAGGCAAGAGTTTTAGACAATCTTGGTTTTGCCTATTTTAAAATTGGTTATCCTGATAAGGGATTGACTTTAATGAATGAAGGTCTGAAAATTAGAAATCAATCTCAAGATCTGTATGCATGTATTGGAAGTAATCTTCATCTGGCGGAATTTTTCTCTAAAACTAATATCCAAAAATCAAATGAATATGCTACAGAAGCTTATGAAATTGCAACAAAACTTCATAGTATTGATGAACGCTTAAAAGCATTATCGTTTTTGATTTCAAATGACTCCGAAAATCAAAACACTTATGTCAAAAAATTTGTTTTCCTGAATGACAGTATCATCAAAATCCGAAATAACTATAAAAACAAATTTGCCAAAATCAAATACGATTCTAAGAAGGAAAAAGATGAAAACCAAAAACTTCGTTTAGAGAATGCAGAGAATGAAGTTGCCCTGCAAAAAGCCGGGATTCAAAAAATCTTATTTCTTTCCGGATTCATTATTCTTTGTATTGTTCTCTTTTTTGTAAAGAAAAATCATCAAAACAAAACCAGAGTTATAAAACTAAAAACAGCTTATGATACTGAAACCAGAATTGCCAAAGACATTCATGACGAACTAGCCAATGATGTTTTTAATACCATTACTTTTACCCAGACACAACCATTAGAAATTGAAAACACAAAAGAAACTTTAATTCAAAAACTGGATCATATTTATGCGCGTGTACGCGGTATTTCGAGAGAGAATAATACTATCGATACCAAAGCCAATTTTGCCTCTAACTTAAAAGAAATGCTTTCTACTTACAATAGTGACCATACCAATGTTATTATTAATAATATCGAAAAAGTAAATTGGGATTTAGTTGATGAGTTTAAAAAAGTTACGATTCACAGAGTTCTACAGGAATTGATGGTGAATATGAAAAAGCACAGTCAGGCATCAATAGTTGTGGTAAAGTTTGAAAGCAACGGAAAAACAGTATTTATAGATTATACTGATAACGGTAAAGGGACCGAAAAAAATAAAATTGTAAAAAATGGTTTGCAAAATATGGAAAACCGTATTCTGGCCATAAAAGGAACTATTACTTTTGACACTGAACCCGATAAAGGTTTCAAAGTAAAAATTTCCATGCCTAAATAA
- a CDS encoding GH1 family beta-glucosidase, producing the protein MNKIEKSFLNKNQFGEDFLWGVSTAAFQIEGAHDADGKGSSIWDVFTAQKGKIKNGHHAITACDFYNSYQTDIDLIRELNIPNFRFSISWTRIMPTGIHPVNQAGIDYYNKIIDSLLAQGIEPWVTLYHWDLPHALEEKGGWTNRESVSWFSEYVDVCVKHFGDRVKNWMVINEPSVFTGAGYFLGIHAPGKKGITNYLKAMHHVTLATVAGAKKVRNNIPDANIGTTFSCTHIEPFSQSQKDVEAAKRVDTLLNRTFIEPLLGLGYPQDDLSVLKKLNSYILQDDLNNLSFDFDFIGLQCYTREVVKSSILIPYIGAELISAEKRNVISTEMGWEVYPPALYHILKRFNSYKGIKKIIITENGAAFPDTVKNGKVHDIKRTHFIQDHLEQILKAKEEGLNVDGYFVWSLTDNFEWAEGYNARFGLIHVDFETQKRTIKNSGLWFKDFLS; encoded by the coding sequence ATGAATAAAATTGAAAAGTCATTTCTAAACAAAAACCAATTTGGTGAAGATTTCTTGTGGGGTGTTTCTACCGCTGCTTTCCAAATTGAAGGTGCTCATGATGCAGATGGAAAAGGTTCTTCTATTTGGGATGTTTTTACAGCTCAAAAAGGAAAAATTAAAAATGGTCATCATGCAATAACTGCCTGTGATTTCTACAATTCTTACCAAACCGATATTGATTTGATTCGGGAATTAAACATTCCGAATTTTCGATTTTCAATTAGCTGGACCAGAATTATGCCAACCGGTATTCATCCTGTAAATCAGGCGGGAATTGATTATTACAATAAAATCATAGATTCTTTACTGGCACAAGGTATCGAGCCCTGGGTAACCCTTTATCATTGGGATTTACCGCATGCACTCGAAGAAAAAGGCGGTTGGACCAATCGGGAATCGGTTTCATGGTTTTCAGAATACGTAGACGTTTGTGTAAAACACTTTGGCGATCGTGTAAAAAACTGGATGGTAATAAATGAACCTTCTGTTTTTACAGGAGCAGGTTATTTTTTAGGTATTCATGCTCCGGGAAAAAAAGGTATTACAAACTATCTAAAAGCGATGCATCATGTAACTTTGGCTACAGTTGCCGGTGCAAAAAAAGTTCGAAACAACATTCCGGATGCTAATATAGGAACTACTTTTTCCTGTACCCATATTGAACCTTTCTCTCAAAGTCAAAAAGATGTTGAAGCCGCAAAACGTGTTGATACTTTGCTGAACAGAACTTTTATTGAACCACTTTTAGGTCTGGGTTATCCACAGGACGATTTGTCGGTTCTAAAAAAATTAAATAGCTACATTTTACAAGACGACCTCAACAATCTGTCTTTTGATTTTGATTTTATCGGCCTTCAGTGTTACACCAGAGAAGTTGTAAAATCCTCTATACTGATTCCATATATTGGCGCCGAATTAATTAGTGCCGAAAAAAGAAATGTAATTTCTACAGAAATGGGCTGGGAAGTTTATCCTCCGGCTCTATATCATATCTTAAAAAGATTTAACAGCTACAAGGGCATCAAAAAAATTATAATTACCGAAAATGGTGCTGCTTTCCCTGATACTGTAAAAAATGGGAAAGTACATGACATTAAGCGCACTCACTTTATTCAGGATCATTTGGAACAAATTTTAAAAGCCAAGGAAGAAGGCCTTAACGTAGACGGCTACTTTGTCTGGAGTTTAACGGATAATTTTGAATGGGCAGAAGGCTACAACGCCCGATTCGGATTAATTCACGTGGATTTCGAAACACAAAAAAGAACCATTAAAAATTCAGGATTGTGGTTTAAAGATTTTCTTTCCTAG
- a CDS encoding HlyD family secretion protein yields the protein MSEETTPKEIQKSDKKRNTVLTVLSFIFLIAGVFWILSLFFDFNNHESTNNAQVEAYMNNVTARATGHIKEIRFEANQFVHKGDTLVVLDDSEYSIKVKQAEADLAVAEGNLHSLEQTIITSISNQAASKAKLAGDLANLQKAEKDYQRFKNMYADSAVTRNQYDQVVSKMHSDEAYLKAGQKELEASTSITRQSNINLESARATVARKKADLDAAKLQFSYTSIMAPTDGFVGERNLSIGELINANQIVATIVLNQKLWVSANFKETQIERIKQGQQVIITIDALDGKEFKGKVVDFSPATGAKFSMVEPDNSTGNFVKITQRIPVKIEFEASAKDLQEVKPGMNVTVDVKK from the coding sequence ATGAGCGAAGAAACTACGCCAAAAGAAATTCAGAAATCGGATAAAAAAAGAAATACAGTCTTAACCGTACTGTCTTTTATTTTTTTAATCGCAGGAGTTTTTTGGATTTTAAGTTTGTTTTTTGATTTCAATAACCACGAATCGACCAACAATGCACAGGTTGAGGCTTATATGAATAATGTGACTGCCAGAGCAACGGGACATATTAAAGAAATTAGGTTTGAGGCAAATCAGTTTGTTCATAAAGGAGATACATTGGTTGTTCTTGATGATTCAGAATATAGTATAAAAGTAAAACAGGCCGAAGCAGATTTGGCTGTCGCCGAAGGAAACCTTCATTCGCTGGAACAAACTATAATTACATCAATTTCGAATCAGGCAGCGAGTAAAGCAAAATTGGCAGGCGATCTGGCTAATTTACAAAAGGCAGAAAAAGATTATCAGCGATTTAAAAATATGTATGCAGACTCGGCTGTAACACGTAACCAGTACGATCAGGTAGTATCAAAAATGCACTCGGATGAAGCATATCTCAAAGCCGGTCAAAAAGAATTAGAAGCCAGCACTTCTATAACCAGGCAGAGTAATATTAATCTGGAGTCGGCAAGAGCAACGGTTGCCCGAAAAAAGGCAGATCTCGATGCGGCAAAGCTTCAGTTTTCGTATACCAGTATTATGGCACCAACAGATGGTTTTGTGGGCGAACGTAATTTGTCAATAGGCGAATTAATCAATGCAAATCAGATTGTTGCAACGATTGTGCTGAACCAAAAATTATGGGTTTCGGCCAATTTTAAAGAGACTCAGATTGAACGAATAAAACAAGGGCAACAGGTTATTATTACGATTGATGCTCTTGACGGTAAGGAGTTTAAAGGAAAAGTAGTTGATTTTTCGCCTGCAACCGGCGCAAAGTTTTCGATGGTAGAACCGGATAATTCAACTGGGAATTTCGTGAAAATTACCCAAAGAATTCCGGTAAAAATTGAATTTGAAGCTTCGGCTAAGGATTTACAGGAAGTAAAACCAGGAATGAATGTAACAGTTGATGTAAAAAAATAA
- a CDS encoding MFS transporter translates to MIAGRKGSLFTLIGLYILTIPFFNGINVTSYDNSQILGHFGESTTAFTYSLYIPIFAMLAFLPLGLKLGKQIPVRTLILSASFLSIIFNSATLFVTSIGWFTFFRSLLAVVSVIGIFASMIPILLKYNPVFNMALLYGILQFIQKGSQHVYQFLGAHFTSFYNWTFGIYFLNINFLIGIILAWYFYKADVAPMKGKFQFDWSGWLIMILFFTVILFLCAEGQSRNWLSDPKIQLACAFLFVIAGIYLLHVRYTEDPIIDPAVYRHKNVVIGAFVMFYIGVMNGTGTVVKGYMDNVLGFDSVTSSQTHLALLIGISIAMPLSTYLLYKRIYLATIFITGFACFGLYHIILFFRFYPGIDTTDFFLPLIFKGLGTGFLFPISLLYISEGVPPKLSGSRMMSGVIAQAVIASLLGSAILGTYISNLNVQHKTGLSQQLTNLNQEAQKQLTSTKNKFLYMGLSEAEAQKKAEKSLSNQTAQASVLLAYKDIYLVMAAICFLPVLIILLFRLWRRPIGRVEVEPIPV, encoded by the coding sequence ATGATCGCAGGAAGAAAAGGAAGTTTGTTTACACTTATAGGATTGTATATCCTTACGATTCCTTTTTTTAATGGCATAAACGTAACCTCTTATGATAACTCGCAGATTCTTGGACATTTTGGAGAATCTACCACTGCATTTACATATTCGTTGTACATTCCCATTTTTGCCATGCTGGCTTTTCTGCCTTTGGGATTAAAACTGGGAAAACAAATTCCGGTGCGTACACTTATTTTATCGGCCAGTTTTTTATCGATAATATTCAACAGCGCAACATTGTTTGTAACATCGATAGGGTGGTTTACCTTTTTCAGATCCTTATTGGCTGTAGTTTCGGTTATTGGAATTTTTGCCTCAATGATTCCTATTTTATTAAAATACAATCCGGTTTTTAATATGGCTTTGCTGTATGGCATTCTTCAGTTTATTCAAAAAGGAAGCCAGCACGTTTATCAATTCTTGGGAGCACATTTCACCAGTTTTTACAATTGGACTTTTGGAATTTACTTTCTCAATATTAATTTTTTGATAGGAATTATTTTAGCCTGGTATTTTTATAAAGCCGATGTTGCGCCTATGAAAGGAAAGTTTCAGTTTGACTGGAGTGGCTGGCTGATTATGATCTTGTTTTTTACAGTGATTCTTTTTCTTTGTGCAGAAGGTCAAAGCCGAAACTGGTTAAGCGATCCTAAAATACAATTGGCATGTGCTTTTCTGTTTGTAATTGCAGGGATTTATCTGCTACATGTGCGTTATACCGAAGATCCTATAATTGATCCCGCTGTTTATCGTCATAAAAATGTAGTTATTGGCGCTTTTGTAATGTTTTATATTGGTGTAATGAATGGGACAGGAACTGTGGTAAAGGGTTATATGGATAACGTCCTGGGATTTGATTCTGTAACCAGCTCACAAACCCATTTAGCTTTATTAATAGGCATTTCGATTGCCATGCCCCTATCAACCTATCTGTTATATAAGCGCATTTATCTTGCGACTATTTTTATTACAGGTTTTGCCTGTTTTGGATTGTACCATATCATTCTTTTTTTTAGGTTTTATCCCGGAATAGATACAACAGATTTCTTTTTGCCGCTTATTTTCAAAGGATTAGGGACAGGTTTTCTTTTCCCGATTTCATTATTATATATTTCAGAAGGAGTTCCTCCAAAACTCAGTGGATCACGGATGATGAGCGGAGTTATTGCACAGGCAGTTATCGCATCTTTATTAGGGAGCGCCATTTTGGGAACCTACATTTCGAATCTCAATGTACAGCACAAAACCGGACTCAGCCAGCAACTTACAAATCTGAATCAGGAAGCGCAGAAGCAGTTAACAAGTACCAAAAATAAATTTTTATATATGGGATTGTCTGAGGCCGAAGCACAGAAAAAAGCAGAAAAAAGCTTGTCCAATCAAACGGCACAGGCTTCTGTATTACTGGCGTATAAAGACATTTATCTGGTAATGGCAGCAATATGTTTCCTGCCTGTTTTAATTATTTTGTTGTTTAGACTTTGGCGCAGACCAATTGGCAGGGTAGAGGTAGAGCCAATTCCGGTTTAA